In the genome of Diaphorobacter sp. HDW4A, the window TGTGTGTGCCCACAGATCCGGAGCATGCGCGCGACTATTCGATCGCCTCCATCATGGCCGACGGGCATTTACAGATGCTGGTGCGACAAAGCACGCGCGAGGATGGCACACCGGGCGTGGCTTCAAGCTGGCTTTGCAGAGGTATCAAGCCGGGCGATCAATTGCCTCTGACCGTGCGTCAGCACAGCAGTTTCCGGCTGGGCGACAACACAGAGCGTCCTCTGATCCTGATCGGCAATGGCTCGGGTCTCGCGGGGCTGTTCAGTCACATCCGCGCGCGGATCGCTGCGGGGCGAGGTGAGCAATGGTTGGTCTATGGCGAGCGCAGTCCCGCGCATGATGCGATCTGCGGCGAGCAGCTCGAACACTGGCTGCGTGCGGGGCAGATCGAGCGACTGGATCGTGCATGGTCACGCGATGGCGAGCGCAGGACCTATGTGCAGGATGTGCTGGTTGCGCAGGCCGATGAACTCCAGCGCTGGGTTGCGCGCGGTGCGGCGATCTATGTTTGCGGCAGTCTGCAGGGCATGGGGCAGGGCGTGCATGCTGCCCTCAAGCAGGTTCTGGGGGGTGAGTGCGTTCAGGCGCTCACGCAGTCGGGCCGCTATCGCCGCGACGTGTATTGAAGGCGCCTCAGTTCGTTGCCGAATCCGCTGCGATCAGGGCCATCAGCGCGGTGAGGCGTGGGTCTTCGCCAATCGGCGTCTGAAGTCGAAATTCCAGAGAGGGGTGTTGCAACTGCAACGCATGGACCATGCGCGGCAGGTCTTCGCGAGCATGGCGCCCCGCGCCCAGAAACATGGGCATCACGCTGATTTGGTGGATGCCCTCTGCTGCCCAGCGTGCGACAACGGAGGGCAGGTCGGGCTCGGTCAGTTCAAGATAGGCACAGGCGACGGCCACGTCATTGCGTTGCGACGCAATCAGGCTGGCGACCGCCTCGATGGGCAGCCGCCATTGCGGATCACGCGAGCCGTGGGCGAACAGGATGACGCCAGTATCAGGCATGTGGCTCGTCCGCTAACGTCTGAGCACCAGCCAGCCAAAGGCCGCGAGTGACAGCAACGAGTAGATCAACCCCGGCGCGGCTGCCGTGAGCATGGGCGACCAGTTCTGCAGATTGCCCGCAAAGCCGAACACGTTGTTGAGCAAGAAGAAGCTGATGCCGGCCATCACCCCGCCGAACACATAGCCCGCGATGCCGCCCGAGCGGAAGTGCAGATAGGCGAACGGCAGCGACAGCACAACCATCACCAGACAGCTCAGTGGATAGAAGACCTTGCGCCAGAACTCGATGTCGTAGCGCTGGGTGGACTGGCCGTTGGCCTCGAGATGGCGGGTGTACTGGAACAGCTCAAGCGTGGACATCTTGTCCGGCTTGAGCACGGCGGCGGCGACCATGCTCGATGTGATGCGGGTCTTCCAAGTGAACTCGGGCTTTTCGGTGCGCTCGACGTTCATGTCGCCGTTGGCGCTGCGCTGGAACACGCTGCGACGCACGTTCTCGAGCACCCAGCCGTCGTTGTTGGTGTTGAAGTGTCCGCGCTCGGCCTGTGTGGTCGATGCGGTGTAGCCATCGGCGTCGAATTCGAAGATGCGCACGTTGCGCATTTCGCCTTGGGTGTCGATGGCGCGCACGTTCACCGCAAAGCTGTGGTCGGCCTGACGTTCCTTGAGCCACGCGCCGGTGACGCCGGTGGTGATCTGTCCCATGCGCCGAGCTTTGACCAACTCGGCGGCCTTTTCGCTGACCGGAGAGATGTAGTCACCCATCACAAAGGTGAACGCGACAAAGGCGCTGCCGAGAATCAGCAGCGTGCTGAGAGCCCGCCAAGGGCCGAGGCCGCTGGTGCGCATGATGGTGAATTCGGAGGTCTGCGCGAGTCGTGCCATCACGAAGATGGTGCCAATGAGCACCGTGATGGGAAGCAATTCATACAGATGCTGGGGCACGCGCAGGGTCACATAGAGCAGGGCGTGCATCAGTTGGTAGCTCTTGCTGATCCAGCGCAGCTCGTCGACGAGATCGAAGAAGAAGAAAAGCGCAAGAAACGCCAGCGTGACAAAGCCCACGCCCGCGATGACCTCGCGGTAGATGAAACGGCGGATGGTCTTCATGCAGCTCCCTTTGCTGCAGTCCTTGCAGTATGGCCGCCCGAGAACAACGAGCGGATCGACCATTGGTTGTGGCGTGCAGTCAGCAGCAGCAGCGCCAGAGCAAACGCGCTGCCGTGCAGCAGGACAATGAAGGAAACCATTCCGATACGTTGTGCCGCGACCCAGCTTTGGCCGACAGTCATGAGGTTGTAGTAGACGACGAACGCAAACAGCGCAAACGCCATGCTGCTGCTGCGACCGGCACGTGGATTGACCACGGCGACGGCCAGGCCGAGCACCACAAAGTTGAGCGCAGCAAAGGCGAGACCAACGCGCCAGCCCAGTTCGCCCTGAAATGCGGGAATGGCCGAGCCGACCAATTCCAGCGTACTGCGCGTCTTGAGCGCCACATCGTCGATACCGCCGGACTGGGAGTCACCCACGCGGGTACCGTATTCCTGGAACTCGCTCACGCGCAGGCCGGGTTTGCCCAGCGGCATCTCCAGGCGCTGGCCGTTGAACAGCAGAGCCATGCGGTCACCGTTGCGCACCTCGAGGCGTGCGCTTTCGGCGGAGGTCACGGTTTCCTTGGTGGGCTCGTTGGTGGCGATGAAGACGTTGCTGGCCGAGGTCGCATCGGGAGAGTCACGGTCGATGAAGAACACGCGGGAGCCGTTGGACGACTCCTGAAACTGGCCGGGCGCGATGCGGTCGACGTCGCTGCGCTGCTCATACTGCGATTTGAGTTCCTGGATCTGTTGATTCGCCCAAGGCCAGACGACGAGCGACAGGGCCGCAATCGCCAGCATCACCGGCCAGGCGAAGCGCAAGAGCGGTGGCAGCAGACTCATGAGGCCACGGCCGCTGGCGAACCAGATGACCATTTCGCTATCACGGTACATGCGCGAGAGAACCCCCACGATGGCGACGAACAGGCAAAGGCTCAGAATGGTGGGCAACTGGCCGAGGACGGTATAGCCCATGACCAGCATGACGTCCTGTGGATTGACGCTGCCGCGCGAGGCTTGACCAAGGGTGCGGATCAGCATCATGGTCATGACGATGGTGACAAGCACCACCAGCGTCGCGCCAAAACTGCGTGCCAGCTCCTTGCGGATGGATGAATCGAATAACATTGTGTCGAAGGAAAACGTCAATTATGAACTTCGAACTGACCACTCTCACTTTATCTGCAGCTTCCAGCCAGAAATGCGATGCACTCATCGTGCTGGTGCCAGAAGGCGTGAAACCCGGCAAGGATGCGGTATCCGCCATTTTGGCGCAGGCACTCAAATCGGGCGATCTCGAACTCAAGGCGGGCAAGAATCTGCAGATCTATGCGTCGCCACTGCTGGCGGCGCGTCGGGTGATTCTGGCCGGAACCGGTGATGGTAGCGTGCGCAGCGTGCGTCTGGCGCTTGCCGCAGTCGCAAATGTCCTGAAATCCCCCAAGGTCAAGAAGGCCGTTGTGGTCTTTGCGGGCAAGGCATCGGGCGAAGCGGTTGCGACGGCCGTGCAGTGCTGCGCTGATCTGAGCTACGTCTACACGACGACCAAGTCCAAGGCTGAGCCGGTGGCGCTCGCCCGTCTGGTGGTGGGCGTGGAGGATTCGGCCAAGGTCAAGTCGGCTTTCGACATGGCCTGCGCCGTTGCCAAGGGCGTGGGTTTTGCGCGCGAATGGGCGAATCGCCCCGCCAACCACGCCACTCCCACCATGCTTGCCAACGCCGCCAAGGGCCTGACGACGACCGGCATCACCTGCAAGGTGCACGGCCCGGCAGAAGTTGCCAAGCTTGGCATGGGCGCGTTCCTGGCGGTGGCCCAGGGCTCGGCTGAACAGCTGCGCTTCATCGAGCTGCGCTACAACGGTGCGGCCAAGTCCGAAGCGCCCGTGGTGCTGATCGGCAAGGGCATCACGTTCGACACCGGTGGCATCTCGCTCAAGCCTGCGGCCGAGATGGACGAAATGAAGTTCGACATGGGCGGTGCGGCCAGCGTGCTCGGCGTGTTCGCCGCGCTGGCGGAACTGCGTCCGGCCGTCAACGTGGTCGGTCTGATTCCCGCCTGCGAGAACATGCCTGACGGTAAGGCAGTCAAACCCGGCGACGTGGTGACCAGCATGAACGGCCAGACCATCGAAATCCTCAACACTGACGCCGAAGGCCGTCTGGTCCTGTGCGATGCGATCACCTACGCCGCGCGCTTCAAGCCGCAAGCGCTGGTGGACATCGCGACGCTGACGGGTGCCTGTGTGATTGCGTTGGGCAACCAGCGCAGCGGCCTGTTTGCGTCCGACGACGCACTTGCAGCTCAGTTGCAGGCAGCGGGCGACGCGGCGCAGGATCTGTGCTGGCGCATGCCGCTCGACGATGAATACGGCGAAGGTCTGCGCAGCAATTTCGCGGACGTGGCCAACGTGGCTGGTCGCGCGGGTGGTGCGATCACGGCGGCCAAGTTCCTGCAGCGCTTCACCGGCAGCATGCCGTGGGCTCATCTGGACATCGCCGGAACCGCATGGAAGAGCGGGGCGGCCAAGGGCGCCACGGGTCGTCCCGTGGGTTTGCTGATGCACTATCTCGCCAATGTGGCGGGCAGCTCCAAGCCAGCGCCTAAGCCAGCGCGCAAGAAGCCCGTGGCCCGCAAGACCGCGTGACTCGGCGTGATGGATACCCGCCCCGAGGTCACATGACGGAAGTAGCTTTTCATTTCAACGCGCCGGACAAGCTGGCCTACGCCTGCCGCTTTGCGCGCAAGGCGTTCAAGCGCGGCCTGCGCGTAGTGGTAACTGGAAGTGCCGCGGATTTGCAGGCGCTTGATCGCATGATGTGGGCGTTGGGCCCCACGGATTTTGTGGCGCATGCGCTTGCCGACGGCGATCCAGAGGTGGTCGCGGTGTCGCCCGTGCTGCTTGCTGTGGATCCGCAGTCGGTTGCGCCGCGTGACATGCTGCTCAATCTGGGTGGTCAGATTCCGCCCGGGTTTGATCAGTTCGAGAAAGTGATCGAGGTCGTGAGTTCGAGCGATGAACAAGATCGCCAGCTCGCGCGCACGCGCTGGCGTCAGTACGCTGCAGACGGTTACGAGATCGTTCGCCATGATCTGGTTTTGAAAGAAAATGCCTGACCATGGCATCCGCTCCTTCCTCCTCCCCGCCGAAGTTCGTTCCCACGCTGACCGAAGAGGTGGAGCTGCCCGCCGAATCACGTGATTTGTACGCTCAGGACGCGTCGTCGGCTCCGGTGGAAATCCCCGGTGGCTACGAACTGCCCGGGGGCGTCTCGGACGAAGACGAGACATCCGTTTCGACGCGGCCGCTGGATCCGGATGCTGTTCCCGAGTTGGTTTCCGTGGTGGATGTGGAAGAAATCCATCACGAGTTTGCCGAGATCCCGGAAGTCTCTGATGTGGTGGACGAAGCGGAGCTCGAATCAACGATTGCTGTGGACTCTAAGGAAGAATCGCTGGCGGTTGTTGAAGATGCAGCGATGGCCAGCACGGCGGTTGCCGAGTTTATTGCCGCCGATCCTGAGGCTGGGCTCGAACCACAACCCGTGGCGCAGGCCCAACCCGCTACGCTGCCTGATGGTTACGAAGAGTATGTGGTTCATCGCGTGATGCAGCGCGTGGACGTGCTGCTCGAGCAGCGCTTGCGCGAAGCCATCGCGCTGGTGATCCAGGAGCAGACCCGTTCCATCGTTCCGCGCCTGCGTGAAGAGGTGGAATCGGTGGTCCGGCAGTCGGTTTACGAGGCCGTCGCCGACGAGCTCGCCTCAACGCAGAAGTGATGTCTTGAGCGGTCGAGGGCCGTACTGTCCCCATCGACCGGGTCGTACCAGCAGGGATTTCCCGAGTGTGGTGCGGCACGTACGCTCCAAGCGATGTCAGCACGCTTTTTTGAAGACATGCCTAGCGCACACAAGGCTTCAGAAAACACACCCAATCTGAGCGCCATCCGCGCCCAACAAGGCCCGTACATGGTGTATGCATTAACTGGCCCGCAAATTGCATAGTCAACGTGTCCCGACGCGTTCCGTCATTCTGAGATTCCCTAGTGTTTCAGATTATGAATTGCGCTATGTTTCACCGCGTTGGGACAAAAACCAAATATCTCAGCGTTCTTTAAATTGGAGATTCGTATGCAATTGAAGTTGAAGTTGACTGTAGCTGCTGCAATTGCAGCAGTGGCCGGCATGGCAGCCGCTCAAGAGGTGGTGAAGATCGGTCATGTGGCGCCAGTATCTGGGCCGCAAGGACACTATGGCAAGGACAACGAAAATGGCTCGCGCATGGCCATTGATGATCTGAACGCCAAGGGTGTGACGATCGGTGGCAAGAAGGTCAAATTCGAGTTGATGGCTGAAGACGATGCTGCTGATCCCAAGCAAGGCACGGCTGCGGCGCAAAAACTGTGCGACGCCAAGGTTGCTGGCGTCGTTGGTCACCTGAACTCGGGTGTGACGATTCCAGCTTCCAAGATCTACAACGACTGCGGCACTCCCATGGTCACGGGCGCGGCCACCAACCCGAACCTGACCAAGCCGGGCTACGACACGACCTACCGTATCATCGCCAACGACAATGCTCTGGGCGCTGCGTTGGCCGCGTACACCGCGGACACGCTGAAGCTCAAGACCGTTGCAGTGATCGACGACCGCACCGCCTATGGACAGGGCTTGGCCAGCGTTTTCAAGAAGGTTGCTGCCGAAAAGGGCATCAAGATCGTCGAAGAGCAGTTCACCACCGACAAGTCCACCGATTTCATGGCGATTCTGACGGCCATCAAGGCCAAGAATCCCGATGCGGTGTTCTATGGCGGCATGGATGCACAGGCAGGTCCCATGCTGCGTCAGATGGCGCAACTGGGTATGACCAATCAGAAGTATTTCGGCGGCGACGGCTTCTGTACGTCCGAGTTGGCCAAGTTGTCGGCTGGTGCCCCGACGCTGGGTAATGTGGTCTGTGCAGTGGGTGGTGCTTCGCTCGAGAAGATGCCTGGTGGCAAGGACTGGAAGGCTCGCTACGACGCCAAGTTCCCAGGCCAGTTCCAAGTCTACAGCCCGTATACATACGATGCGACGATGCTGTTGGCCGATGCGATGGTACGCGCGGGCTCTTCGGATCCCAAGAAGTATATCCCCGAGCTGAAGAAGTCCAACTACCAGGGTGTCACTGCAAAGATTGCCTTCGAAACCAATGGCGAAATGAAGAACCCTGCTGTGACTCTGTTCGCTTACAAGAACGGCGAGAAGGTGCCACTGAACTGATCATCGGATCAGCAATGCAAAAAGGACCCTTGAGGTCCTTTTTGCTTCTTGTGAGCAGGGTCTCCGATGGAATGGAGAGGGACAAGTGCCGTGCGACTCGTCAGCGGCGCACCTGCAGTGCGCCCGGGTTCACAATATTGGTCGGTGTACCCTTGATGTAGTTGATCACGTTGTCGAACGCGGCGCCAAAATACAGCTCGTAGCTGTCTTGTTCCACATAGCCGATGTGCGGAGTGCAAATGCAGTTCTCTAGCCGGAGCAGGGCGTGCCCCTGCAGAATGGGTTCGCTTTCGAACACATCCACCGCCGCCATGCCGGGACGGCCACGATTCAGGGCGGCAATCAATGCGTCAGGCTCGATCAGTTCTGCGCGCGACGTGTTGACGATCAGCGCAGTGGGCTTCATCTGGCTGAGGTCTTCCAGCGTGACGATGTTGCGGGTTTCTTCGTTCAGGCGCAGGTGCAGGGAAATCACATCGCACTGCGAAAAGAACTCGGCGCGCGTGGAGGCGACCTGAAAACCATCGCTCAATGCCTGTGCGCGCGACGCCTCGCGGCCCCAGACACGCACATTCATGCCGAAGGCCTTGGCGTAGCTGGCGACGATGCGGCCGATTTTGCCGTAACCCCATATGCCGAGCGTTTTGCCGCGCAGCACCATCCCGAGGCCGAAATTTGGCGGCATCGACGCGGAGCGCATGCCGGACTGCTGCCACGCTCCGTGCTTGAGATTGGCGATGTACTGGGGTAGGCGTCGCATGGCCGCCATAATGAGCGCCCAGGTCAGTTCGGCTGGTGCCACCGGCGAGCCCACACCTTCTGCAATGGCAATGCCCTTTTCGGTGCAGGCCGCCACGTCAACGTGCGAGCCAACCTTTCCGGTCTGTGCGATGAGTTTGAGGCGCGGCAGTTTTTCCACCAGTTGTCTGGTGATCTGGGTGCGTTCGCGGATCAGCACGATGACATCAGCATCCTTCAGCCGGACCGACAATTGGCCGAGGCCCTTGACCGTGTTCGTGTAAACCTTGGCGGAATATCGTTCGAGACGTTCGGCGCAGTGGAGCTTGCGTACGGCGTCTTGATAGTCGTCCAAAATTACTATGTTCATGTTGTTTACTGCAACTGCAGGGCGGACCCGGACTGGCGCGCGGGCGGCGCACTGAAAATTCAAACTGTTCGAGGCTACACGACTTATATCGTGCGCATAGTGGTCATTGTCGTTGATGAAGCCGTACGAACACCAGTGAATCGCCTGAATTGGGGCAAATTCAAACACAAGCTTACAGCGATGAACGCGGTTTCAGGGGCTTGCGCCGTCAACGCTACCCAATGTACGGACGTTGATCAAGGGTAGATAGCCTGACGTCAGTCAATACCGGCGCTTACAGCTGTTGTGGAGTGATGCAGGTCAAGACCGCTTCAAGTGCGTACCATAGCGGCGCTTTCACGAATCAGGGTAGCCGAGGGGCGGAGTGCGCGCAGAATGGTTGTGTTCCCGCTGCTCGATTCGAATGGCGTGATGATTTATCAAGAAGGACTAGAAGAGACCCATGACTGAACAAATTGCTTCGCTTCGCTCGGAGTCGCGCGCCGGCCTCGGCAACAAGGTGCGTGCGGGCCTCATGGGGCTGATGCTGATGACGCTGGGAGCTGCAGCCTCGGCTCAGGTCTATGTCGGCGGCTCGGTGAGCGGCCAGATTGCGCCCGGCGTCTACGGACGGGTCGACATTGGCGGCGCACCACCGCCACCGGTGATCTATCAGCAACCTGTGATCATTGCACCGCCGCGCGTGGTTGTTCCAGGACCTCCTGTTTACATGTACGTGCCGCCAGGCCATGCCAAGCACTGGGGAAAGCATTGCGCGAGGTACGGTGCCTGCGGCCAGAATGTGTATTTTCTGAGGAATCCGCCACCACAGTTCCATCACGCGCCGCCCCCTCCACGCCATGGGCGTGATCGTGATGATCGCTGGGATCGCCACGACCGTCATGATCGCGACCACTACCGCGATGATCGTCCGGGCCGTGGAAATGGTCACGGCAATGGGCACGGCCATGGTCGTGGTCACGACCGCGACTGAATCAACATTTTCTCGGTTCAGAGCAATGATCTGAACATGGAATTGATTCCACTTTCCCCGTTGGTTGTGGCTACAGGGTTTAAGCTTGGCTTCCATGGCCAACGTCACTTTCTCCCCTCCTTATTCGCCTGCGGATCAAGTAGCCAATCAGCTGCGTGACCGCGGGTTTGCTGTTTTGCAGCCCAGCGATGTTGCCAACTGGATCGGCTGCACCCTGGAAGAGCTGCTGGCTCTGTCTGGCGATTGGGCGGATCTGCCTCCGGATGAGTTTTTGAAGGACGGCGGACGCTACCGCCGGCGTCGTCATTCCTGCTTTGTCGTGGAGGGTGGCAACTATGAGCGGGTGCCTCATCGCGCACACTGGCAGCCTGTGGAATACAACGCACTGCATGGCGGCATGCAGCGCTGGTTTGCGCCCATCCAGGACGCGACCATAGCGCATACGGTCTGGCCGAAGATGATGTGCGCGCTCGCCCAGTTAACCCAGAATGCCATTGCCCGCGATACCACGCCGCAGCCTTGGTTCATCGAGGCGCATCAATTCCGGATCGACACATCGGACGGCATTGGTCGCCCGACGCCCGAAGGCGCGCACCGGGACGGCGTGGATCTGGTGGCGGTGTTCCTCGTCGGTCGACAGGATGTGAAGGGCGGCGAAACCCGGATCTTCGAGGCTACGGGCCCCAATGGTCAGCGCTTCACCTTGACCGAGTCTTGGTCTCTGATGCTTCTCGACGATGCCCGCATGATCCATGAGACCACTCCCATTCAGCCGGAAGCGGCCGGTGGCTGGCGTGATACGCTGGTCGTCACTTGCCGCGCGGGGGATTTTCAAGCGGCCAAGGGAACGGATCGCGGTTGATGTGAGTCAATTCTCTATGTGGAGAATCGGAGCAAACTCACTAACAGCTTCGATACATTGATTGGGCACTCAAGGACTCTCTGTACGAATTTGCTCGTGCGGAGGAGTCGAAAGCCTTTTTAGCCTAGGAGAAATTCATGTTTACCAATATTCTGATTCCCGTCGACGGCTCCACGACAGCGCTCAGCGCGGTTTCCAAAGCGGCTGGTCTGGCCAAGACCTTTGGCAGCAGCGTGACCGTACTCTATGTTGTTGATCCGTATCCATTCACCGGCGTCGGCGCAGACTTCGCCTATGGCCAATCGCAATACCTCAGCGCAGCCAGCGCCGAGGCCAATTCCGCGCTGGATGCGGCCAAGGTGGCACTGAATGAGGCCGGTATCGACAAGGTGATCACCAAGGTGGGTGAAGGGCATGCCATTCACGAAGGCATCATTCGCGCCGCCAAGGAAGTGGGCGCCGATCTGATCGTCATGGGCTCGCACGGGCGCAAGGGGCTGGAAAAGCTGGTGCTGGGTAGCGTGACGCAGCGCGTGTTGGGCGTCTCCGACATTCCTGTGCTCGTGGTGCGCGAATAATTCACAGCGTCCTGACCTTCATTCAAACAAAACGGCCCTTCGAGGGCCGTTTTGTTTGAGGGCTGAGCAATGCAGGCTGAACGAGGAGGTTCAAGTGCCAAACAGGCGGGACAGCCAGCCTTTTTTCTTGTTGCGCTGTTCCAGTTCTTGCAGGACTTCGGCCTTGATGCGCTGAGCTTCGGCGGATGGGCCACCTTGTTGCGCCATCCGCAGATAAGTCCGAGCGGCGTCCACATAGCCGTGGTCTTCGTTGCGGATATGGTTAAACAGCCAGCGCGACAGCATGCCGTGCAGTTCGGCTGTGACATCTTCTCCGGCATCGAATCGCGCCTGAAACAGCGCGACACGCTTGGCAAACAACTCGTGGACCTTCTTGTGCGGCCCCGAAAAAAGATAGCCTGCGTTTTCCATCAGCGCTTCCTCGAACACGAAGTGGGAGAGGGTGTAGTCCACCATCTCTCCGATCACTTCACCGAGCTCTTCCCGGTCGTGGGTCGTTCTCAGTTCGTGAAGCTTGTTGATGTATTCGACGATGCGACGATGTTGCTTGTCGATCTCATCAATACCCGTATCGAGCTCGGGCAACCAAACCAGCAAAGCCATTGGGTTCTCCAATATCTGTGTATGGAGAAGTATTTCTGACTATGGGTGTTCGCATCATGATTTAGGTCATGCGCTGTCGAAGATGGGCTTCAGTATTGGGATTGCATACCTATTTCAAGTTGATTGCCGATTGATTTATTGCACCTGCACTCAGCCATGAGTGCAGGTGACTGTCCGTGAAGGATCACTCGATCTTCACGCCGGAGGCTTCCACGATGCCCTTCCATTGTGTGTATTCCGTGTTCAGCAGCTTGCTGAAATCGGCGGGCGACATCGCGAGCGGCTCCGCGCCTTGGGCGTGGATTGCGGCCTTCATTTCGGGCGTGGCGAGCAGCTTGTTGATCTCGGTATTGAGCGTGGTCACGACGCTGGCGGGCGTGCCTGCGGGAGCCATCACGCCGTACCAGGTACTCACGTCGAAGCCCTTGTAGCCGGACTCGGCAATCGTCGGCACATCGGGCAGCGACGAACTGCGTTTGGCAGAGGTGACCGCGAGTGGGCGCAGCTTGCCGGACTGGATCTGGCCCATGGCCGATGGCACGGAAGACACGAGCAGGTCGACGTTGCCGGCCAGCGCGTCCATCATCGCGGGGTTGGAACCCTTGTAGGGCACGTGGCTCAGCTTGATGCCTGCGGCTTTCTCGAACAGGTCGCCAGCGAGGTGGATCGAGGTGCCGTTGCCGGGCGAACCATAGGTCACTGTGCCGGGATGGGCCTTGGCGGCGGCGATCACGTCGGCCAGCGTCTTGTACTTGGAGTTCGCGGAGGTGGCAATGATCACGGGCGTGTAGGCCACGTGCGCGACGGCGGTCAGATCCTTGGTGGGATTCCAGGGCAGGCTCTTGTAGAGCCATGGGCCGATGACGAGGTTGTCCTTCTGACCCATGACGATGTCATAGCCGGTGGGCTGGGCCTTGGCCACTTCGCCGATGCCGATAGTGCCGCCCGCGCCGGGCTTGTTGTCGGCCACGACGGTCCACTTGTTGGTCTTGCTCAGTTCGTTGGCGACGAGGCGCGCCAGAATGTCCGTGCCGCCGCCCGGTGGGAAGGGAATGACCAGACGTACGGGCTTGGTCGGATACGCAGCGGGAGCTGTCTGTGCGTGGGCAAAGCCGCCAGCGGCCAGAGCGGCCAAGGCGGTCGTCGCTGCAATTGCGGTTGTGAAAGTGCGGCGCATCATCATGATGTGAAAGTCTCTCCTGCAGATGGAAAAAGGCCCCTTCTGGCAAGCCAGCGGGGCCTTGTTGTCGGACACCAGCGCGAATCTTAGCGCCTGCCCAGACGCAATAGTACTCGTGGTTTCACGAGTTTCACACGCGTTCGAAGATGGCAGCGATGCCTTGGCCGCCGCCGATGCACATTGTCACCAGCGCGTACTTGCCTTGGATGCGTTCGAGTTCGTGCAGCGCCTTTACCGTGATCACTGCTCCGGTCGCCCCGATGGGGTGGCCCAGCGAAATGCCGGAACCGTTCGGGTTCACCTTGGCGGGGTCGAGGCCCAGATCGCGGGTGACGGCGCAGGCTTGGGCTGCAAAGGCTTCGTTGGCTTCGATCACGTCCAGATCGTTGATGGTGAGGCCGGCCTTCTCGAGCGCCAGCTTGGTCGCGGGCACGGGGCCGATGCCCATGAACTTGGGATCGACACCGGCGTGCGCATAGGCCACCAGGCGCGCCATAGGCTTGAGGCCACGGGCCGCTGCCGTCTTGGCTTCCATCAGCACCAAGGCTGCGGCCGCGTCGTTGATGCCCGAGGCGTTGCCTGCGGTGACGGTGCCGTTTTCTTTGGCGAACACGGGCTTGAGCTTGGCAAAGTCGGCAGCGGTGGCGCCAGCGCGAAAGTGCTCGTCGGTCACGTACTGCACGTCACCCTTCTTGGACTTGAGCGTGACGGGCACGATCTGGTCCTTGAAGTAACCTGCGGCAGTGGCGCGCTCGGCGCGGTTGTGGCTTTCGACGGCCAGGTTGTCCTGGTCCTCGCGGGTGATTCCCCACTTGG includes:
- a CDS encoding sirohydrochlorin chelatase, with the protein product MPDTGVILFAHGSRDPQWRLPIEAVASLIASQRNDVAVACAYLELTEPDLPSVVARWAAEGIHQISVMPMFLGAGRHAREDLPRMVHALQLQHPSLEFRLQTPIGEDPRLTALMALIAADSATN
- the lptG gene encoding LPS export ABC transporter permease LptG, with amino-acid sequence MKTIRRFIYREVIAGVGFVTLAFLALFFFFDLVDELRWISKSYQLMHALLYVTLRVPQHLYELLPITVLIGTIFVMARLAQTSEFTIMRTSGLGPWRALSTLLILGSAFVAFTFVMGDYISPVSEKAAELVKARRMGQITTGVTGAWLKERQADHSFAVNVRAIDTQGEMRNVRIFEFDADGYTASTTQAERGHFNTNNDGWVLENVRRSVFQRSANGDMNVERTEKPEFTWKTRITSSMVAAAVLKPDKMSTLELFQYTRHLEANGQSTQRYDIEFWRKVFYPLSCLVMVVLSLPFAYLHFRSGGIAGYVFGGVMAGISFFLLNNVFGFAGNLQNWSPMLTAAAPGLIYSLLSLAAFGWLVLRR
- the lptF gene encoding LPS export ABC transporter permease LptF; protein product: MLFDSSIRKELARSFGATLVVLVTIVMTMMLIRTLGQASRGSVNPQDVMLVMGYTVLGQLPTILSLCLFVAIVGVLSRMYRDSEMVIWFASGRGLMSLLPPLLRFAWPVMLAIAALSLVVWPWANQQIQELKSQYEQRSDVDRIAPGQFQESSNGSRVFFIDRDSPDATSASNVFIATNEPTKETVTSAESARLEVRNGDRMALLFNGQRLEMPLGKPGLRVSEFQEYGTRVGDSQSGGIDDVALKTRSTLELVGSAIPAFQGELGWRVGLAFAALNFVVLGLAVAVVNPRAGRSSSMAFALFAFVVYYNLMTVGQSWVAAQRIGMVSFIVLLHGSAFALALLLLTARHNQWSIRSLFSGGHTARTAAKGAA
- a CDS encoding leucyl aminopeptidase codes for the protein MNFELTTLTLSAASSQKCDALIVLVPEGVKPGKDAVSAILAQALKSGDLELKAGKNLQIYASPLLAARRVILAGTGDGSVRSVRLALAAVANVLKSPKVKKAVVVFAGKASGEAVATAVQCCADLSYVYTTTKSKAEPVALARLVVGVEDSAKVKSAFDMACAVAKGVGFAREWANRPANHATPTMLANAAKGLTTTGITCKVHGPAEVAKLGMGAFLAVAQGSAEQLRFIELRYNGAAKSEAPVVLIGKGITFDTGGISLKPAAEMDEMKFDMGGAASVLGVFAALAELRPAVNVVGLIPACENMPDGKAVKPGDVVTSMNGQTIEILNTDAEGRLVLCDAITYAARFKPQALVDIATLTGACVIALGNQRSGLFASDDALAAQLQAAGDAAQDLCWRMPLDDEYGEGLRSNFADVANVAGRAGGAITAAKFLQRFTGSMPWAHLDIAGTAWKSGAAKGATGRPVGLLMHYLANVAGSSKPAPKPARKKPVARKTA
- a CDS encoding DNA polymerase III subunit chi, with amino-acid sequence MTEVAFHFNAPDKLAYACRFARKAFKRGLRVVVTGSAADLQALDRMMWALGPTDFVAHALADGDPEVVAVSPVLLAVDPQSVAPRDMLLNLGGQIPPGFDQFEKVIEVVSSSDEQDRQLARTRWRQYAADGYEIVRHDLVLKENA
- a CDS encoding branched-chain amino acid ABC transporter substrate-binding protein; this translates as MQLKLKLTVAAAIAAVAGMAAAQEVVKIGHVAPVSGPQGHYGKDNENGSRMAIDDLNAKGVTIGGKKVKFELMAEDDAADPKQGTAAAQKLCDAKVAGVVGHLNSGVTIPASKIYNDCGTPMVTGAATNPNLTKPGYDTTYRIIANDNALGAALAAYTADTLKLKTVAVIDDRTAYGQGLASVFKKVAAEKGIKIVEEQFTTDKSTDFMAILTAIKAKNPDAVFYGGMDAQAGPMLRQMAQLGMTNQKYFGGDGFCTSELAKLSAGAPTLGNVVCAVGGASLEKMPGGKDWKARYDAKFPGQFQVYSPYTYDATMLLADAMVRAGSSDPKKYIPELKKSNYQGVTAKIAFETNGEMKNPAVTLFAYKNGEKVPLN